The following nucleotide sequence is from Bacillota bacterium.
AGGTTCATGGATTTCCTTTTCATATCTCACGAAGTCTTTTCGTGGGAAAAGCCTTGTAATAGGAGTGGATGACCAACGGCCATTAACAAAATAGTTTTGTACCAGTAAAGCATAGCCCACTGATTATCTCGCTAATCTATCAATGAGCCAATAACAAATAGGGACCTTGACGTTGTCCTGAGTATTTGACATACCATAGCGATTTCCTTGTTGAAATCATGATATAATTTAACTAATGCCATTTAGATCGCCGGGCCGGTCGCGATAGTCTTCCTCGCCCTTCGAGAATACCCCTCCTACCCGGCTCAGAGGCAGAGAGTTTCTGTAACTGCATGAAGGAAGGAGAGCACTGGCGTATCCCACCTAGAAGATTGTGGGGACTCTGCGTCGAACGCCTATGATGCCCGTTATCATCGCAAAAAGGCTCACCAAGACATTTGTCACAAAACAGAAGGGGTCAGGCCTCAGGGAAAGTATTCGTTCTATCTTCAGGCCTGAATTTTCGCACATCCACGCAGTGCGCGGAATTTCCTTCGAAGTTGCCCAGGGTGAGTCTCTGGCTTTCATCGGCCCAAATGGCGCAGGGAAATCCACGACCATCAAGATTCTCACCGGCATTCTCTTCCCCACCTCCGGGGAGGCAAGAGTGCTGGGATTTACGCCGTGGAATGACCGCGAACGGTTGGCATTCCATATAGGATCCGTCTTTGGGCAGAAATCACAGCTGTGGTATCACCTACCCCCATTAGACACTTTTGACCTCCTGGCCAGAATCTATGAGCTTGATCACCACGAATATATTAAGAGAAGGGATCACCTCATCGACATATTCGAGATAAAAGAGTTTGAACGCACTCCTGTAAGAAAGTTGTCCCTTGGCCAGAGAATGAGGTGTGAGATTGCGGCCTCGCTTCTTCACAAACCAGCTCTCATTCTTCTCGACGAGCCTACCATTGGTCTGGATGTGGTGGCAAGGCAGAGTATACGTGCGCTGATAAAGCATGTAAACACGCACGAGGGGACCACGGTATTCCTTACTTCCCATGATGTGGGAGATATCGAGGACCTCTGCCGTCGCGTTATTGTTATAAACAATGGGCAGCTTGTCCTGGATGAGAGTACTTCCACCCTGAAGCGGACATACCTGAAGAGCAAGGTAATAGATCTCAAATGCGGAGCTCCGGTGTCAGAGGGAAGCATATCCCTCCCGGGTGTGCGGGTCGTCAAGGCAAAAGGCTATGGCATAAAACTTGAGGTAGATACGAGCCAGCGGCAGATTGAACAGGTGGTGAGTTTCATCCTCCAGAACTTCAAAGTGATCGATATAAATATATCCGACCCGCCCCTTGAGGACATAATCGCCACAATCTATCGCGAAATTCAACCTGCCGGGGGTGGAGATAGGTGAATGACCGGCCGGCGGCTGCATCAGGTTTTGATTTAGTCCCAGATCGCGGATACTACATAGATCCGGGTCGCGGACGCCGCAGGGGGATATTCCATGTCATCAGGTCCATGGATAAGTATCTCAAGGTGCTGACCTTATCCATCGAGAATTCCATCGCTTATTTCTATGACACCCTGGCCCGGACTATTTTCATGGCGGTCGTGATCTTTGTGTTCGTTCATCTCTGGAGAACAACCTACTCAATTACAGGCCATGCCGTCATCTCCGGCTATTCCATGACACAGATGATCTGGTACCTCGTTTTGACGGAGAGCATCATAACCGGGAGAATCCGGTACACCCGGAGAATGGATGAAGAAGTCAGGTCAGGGCAGATCGCATATTCGCTGAATAAGCCATTCAACTATCTCCTGTTCCACTATTCGATGTTTCTGGGGGAGTCCCTCGTCAGAGTCATGGCCAGCCTTCTGGTGGGTGGGATAGTTGCGCTTCTGATGGTAGGGCCGATTTATGTGCCGGCAGGGGCAATCATCCCCGTTGTGGTGGCCATTTTATTGGGGCTAACAGTAGATTTCGCCATATCATCGTCAATAGGGCTGCTCGCTTTCTGGGTGGAAGATACAGCGCCTTTCGGCCTTATCTACAATTGCCTTACACTCATACTGGGAGGGACTCTGCTGCCCCTTGAATTATTCCCGGCCGCGCTGCGCCGGGTGGCGGAAGCCTTGCCAATGAATCAAGTAGTCTACGCGCCTGCAAGGCTATTTGCCAATTTCTCCGGAGAGGCGCCCGTAGCTATCCTTCTGGCGCAGATAACCTGGGTTGTGATTCTCGCTCTCGCGCTTTCCGGCATATTCAACCTCGGGAGGAGGAGGCTAAATGTCAACGGGGGATAGCTTCCGGCAACGCATCCTGCAGCATCTCAAGCTCGTAGCGGCTTATGCGCAAATCAATTTCCAGACGGCAATGGAATATCGCGCCAGTTTTTTCTCACAGATCATCGGAATGTTCTTGAATGATGGGATCTGGCTTGCCTTCTGGTGGCTATATTTCACCAAATTCCCGGTGCTCGGGGCATGGCAGCGACAGGATGTAGTTGTGCTGTGGGCAGTCCTCGCCACCTCATTTGGCTTAGCGTCAGGTATTTTCGGAAATTGCCTCAATCTGGCCGGCGTGATCTTGCGCGGCGAACTAGATTTTTACCTCACCCTCCCGAAAGATGTGTTAACCCATGTGCTCATTACTCGCATGAGCACCTCCGCCTGGGGGGACGTGGCTTTTGGAATCCTGGTCTTTGCGGCATTTGGTGATCCCACCCCTGTTCGTGTTATACTCTACCTTCTCTCCATAGCAATGGCAGCAGTGTTCTTTGTCAGCTTCTTTGTGCTCGCACATTCTCTGGCTTTCTTCATCGGAAATGCCCAGGGCATCTCAGAGCAGCTTGCCATGACCATGATTCATTTCTCCTCATATCCGACTTCAGTTTTTCGAGGGATGACGAAGATAATCCTATTCACCCTCATTCCAGCCGGATTCATCAATTCTGTTCCGGTGCATGTAATTCGCGATTTTCGCCCGGGCTTCTTCGGAGCCCTTATAGCGGCTACATTGGCCATGGCAATAAGCGCCCGGTTCCTCTTTCGGGTGGGATTGCGACGCTATGAATCAGGAAATCTCATCACCGTGAGATTATAAATAATGGGGAGGTAAGTTGTGGAATGATTCGGACAGCACAGGAAATGGAACGGGAAATACGCGAAAAGATGCGTGGGGGTACTGGATTAGTTGAGATTCGCCATATCTTCCGGGAGGATCAGCTAACCGGCAAGGCACGGCTCTTTGCCCATTTGCATCTGCCGCCAGGCGCATCGATTGGCTTTCATCGCCATGAGGGTGAAGAGGAAATCTTCTATATTTTATCTGGTCATGGAATCGTGGACGACAATGGGACCCGGAGAGAAGTGGCTCCTGGAGACGCTGTTCTTACCGGCGGCGGCGCAGGGCATGCAATTGAGGCATCGGGAGATGAACCCCTGGAAATGGTGGCAGTTATCCTGAAGTATAGCTGAGCGTTGGAATACATAGGTCATAAGGGCATAACTTATATTGACCCATTAGCTTAATTCATTTATGATTGGCCTTAGGCAGGAGGGATTTAATGGATAGGCGTATTGTAACGCTATACTTGAACACAATGGAAAAGGGAGGCGGCGTCACGGGACTAAAACCATCCCTGGATGCTATTCCTTGGCAAAAAGATCAAAGGGATTACAAATGATATATTTACTCCAGGCTCGTTCCCGGTCGATCATCCTCATCCTCCCTGACGCGCGATAGGTCCTCCACGAGGTCGCGGCGATCCTTCCATTTCCCGGCCACAGCCCTAACTATGTCCTTTGCCCTTTGGGGCGCTACGGGCTTAATGGTAATTTTATCTATAGCCGGAACAATCTCAACCAGATCGCCAGGTTGGATTTTGGCAATCCTTAACGCCTCTCCAATTAAGATACTACCGTCTGGTGCAATCCTTTTCCTAACTGGTAGCAATGATCATCCCCCCAAGCGTGGTTAATTAAAGACAAGTAAAGAGTATCACCTTTCTTGTAAGATTATACCACAGAAAAATGCTCCCTTTCAACCAGTAACACTATTTTATCATTTCCTTCGGCATCACCTCGATCGCTGCGCGCAGTTGGCCTAACCCAGAATATGCACGCTGCGGCTTCCATCATTCTGATGGCACCGCCGCAGCAGCATAAGACTCCGCCCAAATCAAGAGCAAACCTGATCCAGGATACGTTTCAGGCCAGCGAATGAACGACGTGTTGCATCCTCCGGCGTGAGACCTTCTGCGCGGAAGTGGGTTTCTAGGGAAAGCACTCCATCATATCCATCTCGTTTGAGGGCCGCCATTTGGCCTAAGAGGTCGATCCGCCCTTCCCCTATGGCCGCCCACATCCGCCGGCCTGTCTCTTGATCAATCTTGGCATCCTTCAGATGCACATGAATGATCTTATCCTTCCTCACAGCCTCGTACCCGTCCGGATAAGGGGTTTCATTCAGGAAGAAGGCATTGCCGGGATCCCATATGATTCCAAAGGAAGCGAACCGATCCGGGTATTTGTTCATGATTATGGAGAGGAAACGCCTGACTTCGTCTCCGTTCCCGACGCAACATTCATGCTCATTTTCAAGGGCGAGTTTGACCCCCGCCTCCTTGACCATAGCTAAAGGCTCATCAAAATATGAAGCAATTTCCTCAAGAAGCTCATCAGTGACGGCAGGCTGACGCCAGAACGCAAAAGTCCTCACTATTGGGGCATCGAAATAGTGCGCGAGGTCCAGACACCTTCGCAAGATATTCAGTTGACGTTCATAATCTCCTCCAGAAGCAAAAAAGGTATCTTTCCCAACCGAGTGCCTTGTGGGCTTGCCCGGAAGGTCGCTCTTAAGGAATGGCCCGGCGATGGCAGCAACCTTCAGATTTCTCTTTTCAATTGCCTCTTTAACCTGCGAAATCTTATCATCTTTCAGGTCAGCTATGTTTATACCCCAGATGGAACGGAGCTCCACATATCCCATATTGAATTCACAAATGACATCGAGCGCATGGTCAAGGTCTTGACTTATCTCATCGGTGATAACCCCAAGCTTGAACAAAGCCGTCCTCCTCCTTCGCGTTCTGATATGTAGGATTGCGTCCATGCGACATGGAGAATAAAATCGGTATGTGCCATTGCCTTCATGTTTTGATATATAGGACTGAGCCAAGTTGGGCGCCATGGCTCCATATATATGAATCCCTATCTCAATATGGACTTAAGATACATATCTGTAGTCCTATCCACGGCCTTTGCCACAAACCGGATAAACTCCTCCCTTTTCCCCTCCCCTGCCTGCTCTAGGGCATCGTAATATTCAAGCCTGTCCTCGGGCCTTATAATCGCAATTGGATAACCGTCTCGCATCAGGCACAGATTCATAAGGAGCCTCGCAGTCCTCCCGTTGCCATCTATAAATGGATGGATAAGCGCCAGTTCAAGGTGCGCCAGGGCAGCGCGCTCAACAGCATGCATACTTTGCACCGCATCGTTGAGCCAGATGGAGAATTCATTCATGCGAATTGGCACATCCGCAGGGTCCGGGGGGATATACTTTGAGCCTGATATATAAACTTGCTGCGTTCGATATTTCCCCGCGTGCTCATCATCTATTCCTCGAAGGACAAGTGAATGGACCTGCCGTATTTCAAGCTCCGTGATGGGGTCACCACCCCTTGCAAGGCCTTCAACGAAGTCTATTGCCGCTTTATGATTAATGACTTCCAGGTGCTCCACAAGTGGCTTGCCACGCACTGTGAGTCCATGCTTCAATATGACCAAGGTCTCTTGCCTGGTGATGGTGCTCCCTTCAATGGCGTTGCTCGTATATGTCCATTCTATATCAAAATATTCTTTCAACTTCTGAACAACAGCATCAGGAAGAGGCCTGTGGCTATCAATCAACGCCTTCTTATCATCTATTCCCCTGAGGATCTCCGCTAGTGGCCGCGACTTTTCCATCCAACGACCCTTCTCAATAGGCCCCCAGGCGGCTGAAACCCACCTCAACGCAAAGATGAGTTGCCGTCCGGGAGTCCCGCATCTTAGATATCATTATTAGATTTTGATAGTCTTGAATTGAGGTAGATATGGCTCATTTTGCCTGAACATCGCGCTTACCATATCTTTTATTTCGCTTAGAGACAGGACTGCAGCCGTCAATGGGTCATAAGCAATAGCATGGAACACTAACCGTGGATTGCCCGTGAGGGCGCCTTCCACTGCCATCTCTTCCACCGCTATGCTGATATTGTTCAATGCAGCCAACTGTGGCGGTAATGCACCCACATGTATAGGATTAAAGCCACGACGATTGGCCAGGACCGGCACCTCGACACAGGCGTTCTCCGGCAAGTTGGAAATTATGCCGGTATTGGGCACATTCCCGTTAAATTCGTACGGTTCACCGCCAAGGACTGCATTTATGATATAAGCCGCATATTCATGACCGCGTTCCAGGCTGATATCTTTAGACAGCCACTCCTCTACATCGTCTTTCCAGGTATCTTCCCGCTTCAGGTATTCCTTCAAAATGTAGGCATATTCTCCAGGATTCCACCCGGTCCCATGAGTGCAGTATTTCTCAATCAAGTCAGGCCGTTTGCGGAACCACCAGCTATATTCTGAGTTGTGGCCGCTGGATTCAGTCACATAATAGTCAAGGTGAAGGAACATTTCGTTACGAACAATTTCTTCCTGATATATCTCGGGCCTCTTCACAGCTTCACGTATGAGAGGATATGCGTCTTCACCTTTCCATTCGTACCTCAGATACCATGCCTGGTGATTTATCCCTGCGCAGACGAAATCAATCTCCGACATCGGCGCGCCGATCCAGCGAGCCAGCATCTCTGCTGTCCCTTGCACACTATGGCAGAGGCCTGTGACTCGCACTGATGTCTCTCTCTGCATGGCCCTGCACAGCATGGCCATGGGGTTGGTGTAGTTCAGCAAGATGGCCTTTGGACAATATCGTTCGATGTCATGACAGATATCCAGCATAACCGGAATAGTTCTCAAGGCCCGGAAGATGCCTGCCGGCCCTCGTGTATCCCCTACATTGATATCAACCCCGAATTTCTTGGGAATCTCGATATCGTGACGCCAGACCTGGACATCACCAGCCAATATTGTGCACAGTACCGCGTCTGCTCCCTCAAGCGCCTTCGCCCGATCGGTGGTGGCTTCTATTTTGGCGGGATACTTACCCTGATTTATGATCTTCTCTACTGCCCGCTTTGCGAAGTTTAAGCGTTCTTCGTTTATATCCATGAGGGATATTGTGGCATCTGCGAGAAGCGGGAACGTGAGAATATCTCGCACCAGGTTGCGCGTAAATACCATGCTGCCGGCTCCGATGAAAGTGATCTTCGCCATAGCCCTGCCTCCTTGTCTTTACCTTACAATGGAATTACAATCTGACTCCCATCTTACATCCACCATATCATTCTGCGGATTTTCCCGATTTCCTTCCAACAGATCGAATATGAAGGGATGGTTCGCCATTGCTTTTAGATGATTAATGCCGCATATGCTCAACTTGTCCTCCTTAATGATATTATTGACGTACGTCAAAGCGTACGTTATATTACTATTGAGGTGTTGTAAGAATGAGAGTTATTAATGCCACTAAAGCGCGTGAAAAACTCTATTCACTGATTGATGCAGCCAGTCGTTCGCATGAACCCGTGCAAATCATTGGCAAAAGAGGCAATGCAGTATTGATTTCTGAGAGTGACTGGAATGCAATTCAGGAAACTCTTTACCTGTTGAGTATACCTGGCATGAGGGAATCGATACTCGAAGGAATGAAAACACCGATTGCAGAATGCCAGGAAGAGCTTGAATGGTGAATTATAAGTTGCTTTTTACCAGACAAGCCCAAAAAGATGCATTGAAAATTAAGGCTGCCGGCTTAAAAGAGAGTGTCCAAGAGTTGCTGACGATTTTAAAGAGCAATCCTTATCAAAATCCGCCCCCGTATGAAAAATTGGTGGGCGATTTATCAGGTGCTTATTCAAGGCGAATCAACATCAAGCACAGGCTAGTGTATCAGGTTTTGGAGGAACAGCGGATCGTGAAGATTTTGCGAATGTGGACTCATTATGAATAAGCAGCTATTTCAAGGAAATGGGCCCGAGAGGGCCCCTTCCAACTATCACTATTCGCCGTGACGCTCCGCACAGGCTGAAGCGCGGCGGCCTGCGACCGGTTCAGCCCGGTCAGTCGCGGAACTCAGTGCCAGCAGCTGAAGTCGGCACTGATAGACCTCTTCTTCTATCAATTTCCCATTATCAGGCCGGCAGCCACAGAAAGACTAGCAAAGTCGCCGACATTCTCCCCGAGTCCGGCGGGAACTATCTGGCACGCAGAAAGAGACTGGCCTA
It contains:
- a CDS encoding ATP-binding cassette domain-containing protein; its protein translation is MPVIIAKRLTKTFVTKQKGSGLRESIRSIFRPEFSHIHAVRGISFEVAQGESLAFIGPNGAGKSTTIKILTGILFPTSGEARVLGFTPWNDRERLAFHIGSVFGQKSQLWYHLPPLDTFDLLARIYELDHHEYIKRRDHLIDIFEIKEFERTPVRKLSLGQRMRCEIAASLLHKPALILLDEPTIGLDVVARQSIRALIKHVNTHEGTTVFLTSHDVGDIEDLCRRVIVINNGQLVLDESTSTLKRTYLKSKVIDLKCGAPVSEGSISLPGVRVVKAKGYGIKLEVDTSQRQIEQVVSFILQNFKVIDINISDPPLEDIIATIYREIQPAGGGDR
- a CDS encoding cupin domain-containing protein, which produces MIRTAQEMEREIREKMRGGTGLVEIRHIFREDQLTGKARLFAHLHLPPGASIGFHRHEGEEEIFYILSGHGIVDDNGTRREVAPGDAVLTGGGAGHAIEASGDEPLEMVAVILKYS
- the melA gene encoding alpha-galactosidase — protein: MAKITFIGAGSMVFTRNLVRDILTFPLLADATISLMDINEERLNFAKRAVEKIINQGKYPAKIEATTDRAKALEGADAVLCTILAGDVQVWRHDIEIPKKFGVDINVGDTRGPAGIFRALRTIPVMLDICHDIERYCPKAILLNYTNPMAMLCRAMQRETSVRVTGLCHSVQGTAEMLARWIGAPMSEIDFVCAGINHQAWYLRYEWKGEDAYPLIREAVKRPEIYQEEIVRNEMFLHLDYYVTESSGHNSEYSWWFRKRPDLIEKYCTHGTGWNPGEYAYILKEYLKREDTWKDDVEEWLSKDISLERGHEYAAYIINAVLGGEPYEFNGNVPNTGIISNLPENACVEVPVLANRRGFNPIHVGALPPQLAALNNISIAVEEMAVEGALTGNPRLVFHAIAYDPLTAAVLSLSEIKDMVSAMFRQNEPYLPQFKTIKI
- a CDS encoding sugar phosphate isomerase/epimerase produces the protein MFKLGVITDEISQDLDHALDVICEFNMGYVELRSIWGINIADLKDDKISQVKEAIEKRNLKVAAIAGPFLKSDLPGKPTRHSVGKDTFFASGGDYERQLNILRRCLDLAHYFDAPIVRTFAFWRQPAVTDELLEEIASYFDEPLAMVKEAGVKLALENEHECCVGNGDEVRRFLSIIMNKYPDRFASFGIIWDPGNAFFLNETPYPDGYEAVRKDKIIHVHLKDAKIDQETGRRMWAAIGEGRIDLLGQMAALKRDGYDGVLSLETHFRAEGLTPEDATRRSFAGLKRILDQVCS
- a CDS encoding Txe/YoeB family addiction module toxin; protein product: MNYKLLFTRQAQKDALKIKAAGLKESVQELLTILKSNPYQNPPPYEKLVGDLSGAYSRRINIKHRLVYQVLEEQRIVKILRMWTHYE
- a CDS encoding Fic family protein, whose product is MLRGIDDKKALIDSHRPLPDAVVQKLKEYFDIEWTYTSNAIEGSTITRQETLVILKHGLTVRGKPLVEHLEVINHKAAIDFVEGLARGGDPITELEIRQVHSLVLRGIDDEHAGKYRTQQVYISGSKYIPPDPADVPIRMNEFSIWLNDAVQSMHAVERAALAHLELALIHPFIDGNGRTARLLMNLCLMRDGYPIAIIRPEDRLEYYDALEQAGEGKREEFIRFVAKAVDRTTDMYLKSILR
- a CDS encoding type II toxin-antitoxin system Phd/YefM family antitoxin yields the protein MRVINATKAREKLYSLIDAASRSHEPVQIIGKRGNAVLISESDWNAIQETLYLLSIPGMRESILEGMKTPIAECQEELEW